The following are from one region of the Corynebacterium hindlerae genome:
- the mshD gene encoding mycothiol synthase, producing MTTFDIQSDQAPLPPDVHALIERAASTDGCDPFSEQFLLGLSDPRLGHTHLIAKSGENIVGVLAHDGATAELVVDPGWRRQGIASALIDAHGPGDVWAHGDLAPAQHLAAQLAATKTRELLVMRLTEPAPQAEFPAGYEVMSLAAARKLWGEKADAELLRVNNEAFSWHPEQGGWDMQRWERAQEAPWFDPEGVLLLWEAPSGGEPTTLAGFHWTKCQRSQEVAGGENTGEVYVVGLSSTSRGKGLGKPITLLGVNFMQKHGYPQVILYVEADNEPAVATYESLGFAVIERHSLYRISR from the coding sequence ATGACTACCTTTGACATCCAGTCCGACCAGGCGCCGCTGCCCCCTGACGTCCACGCACTCATCGAACGAGCAGCGTCCACAGACGGTTGCGACCCGTTCTCGGAGCAGTTTTTGCTAGGCCTTAGCGACCCCCGACTCGGCCACACACACCTCATCGCTAAGTCCGGGGAGAATATTGTCGGAGTGCTCGCCCATGATGGCGCAACGGCGGAGCTTGTGGTGGACCCAGGTTGGCGTCGGCAAGGCATTGCGAGCGCGCTTATCGACGCCCACGGGCCTGGCGACGTGTGGGCGCACGGCGACCTCGCGCCAGCACAACACCTGGCAGCCCAGTTGGCAGCCACAAAAACACGCGAATTGCTGGTCATGCGGTTGACTGAGCCGGCCCCACAGGCGGAATTCCCCGCTGGATACGAAGTTATGAGCTTGGCAGCTGCCCGCAAGCTATGGGGAGAGAAAGCCGATGCTGAGCTGTTGCGGGTGAACAATGAGGCATTTAGCTGGCACCCGGAGCAGGGAGGGTGGGATATGCAGCGCTGGGAACGTGCCCAGGAAGCGCCCTGGTTTGATCCGGAAGGGGTGCTGCTGCTGTGGGAAGCACCTTCCGGGGGTGAGCCGACCACACTGGCAGGGTTCCATTGGACAAAGTGCCAAAGATCACAGGAGGTGGCCGGTGGGGAAAACACCGGTGAAGTGTACGTGGTGGGATTGTCCAGTACTTCGCGGGGGAAGGGGCTGGGGAAACCTATTACCTTGCTGGGGGTCAACTTCATGCAAAAGCATGGATATCCGCAGGTAATTCTATATGTAGAAGCTGATAATGAGCCGGCAGTGGCAACGTATGAAAGCTTGGGGTTCGCTGTCATAGAACGGCACAGTTTGTATCGAATAAGTAGGTAA
- the pstS gene encoding phosphate ABC transporter substrate-binding protein PstS, translating into MIRNFKRTVAVLGAVAAGSIALTACSETSENGSDGTTKVEGLSNTTGQLVAEGASSQQKAVDLFGIKYSEAVPGATFSYTASGSGSGQKQFIAGQVAFGGSDSPLKDDQVEAAKQRCEGNEAWHLPMVIGPVAVAYNIPGVDSVVLTPEVTAKIFKGEITKWNAPEIVELNKDAKLPELDIKVVYRSEESGTTDNFQKFLKATSNGVWEGSGKSFPAAVGAGANGSTGVVGEVEKTEGGITYVEAGFAKDAGLGVAKIDFGSGAVELSNESVNKALANLSYKGEGHNMVVDSTKLFEMKEAGAYPLVLTTYEIVCSAGYDAETSGRVKDFLKVALANQGSDLEELGYIPVEGEFKDKLTAAVDAIK; encoded by the coding sequence GTGATTCGCAACTTCAAGCGCACTGTCGCTGTCCTGGGCGCTGTCGCCGCTGGTTCCATTGCTTTGACTGCCTGCTCTGAAACCTCCGAGAATGGTTCCGACGGCACTACCAAGGTCGAGGGTCTGTCCAACACCACCGGCCAGCTGGTGGCCGAAGGCGCCTCCTCTCAGCAGAAGGCTGTAGACCTGTTCGGTATTAAGTACTCCGAGGCCGTCCCAGGTGCTACCTTCTCCTACACCGCTTCCGGATCCGGGTCCGGCCAGAAGCAGTTCATCGCTGGTCAGGTTGCTTTCGGTGGCTCTGACTCCCCACTGAAGGACGATCAGGTCGAAGCCGCAAAGCAGCGCTGTGAAGGCAACGAAGCATGGCACCTGCCAATGGTGATCGGCCCCGTTGCTGTTGCATACAACATTCCTGGTGTTGACAGCGTCGTGCTGACTCCTGAGGTCACCGCCAAGATCTTCAAGGGCGAAATCACCAAGTGGAACGCTCCTGAGATTGTAGAGCTGAACAAGGACGCTAAGCTCCCTGAGCTTGATATCAAGGTTGTGTACCGTTCTGAGGAATCCGGCACCACCGATAACTTCCAGAAGTTCCTGAAGGCTACCTCTAACGGTGTCTGGGAAGGCTCTGGCAAGTCCTTCCCAGCTGCAGTCGGTGCTGGCGCTAACGGCTCCACCGGCGTTGTTGGCGAAGTAGAGAAGACCGAAGGTGGCATCACCTACGTTGAGGCTGGCTTTGCTAAGGACGCTGGCCTGGGCGTGGCAAAGATCGACTTCGGTTCCGGTGCAGTGGAGCTGAGCAACGAGTCTGTGAACAAGGCTCTGGCTAACCTCTCTTACAAGGGCGAGGGCCACAACATGGTTGTTGACTCCACCAAGCTCTTCGAAATGAAGGAAGCCGGCGCATACCCACTCGTTCTCACCACCTACGAGATCGTGTGCTCCGCTGGTTACGACGCTGAGACCTCCGGCCGCGTGAAGGACTTCCTGAAGGTAGCACTTGCTAACCAGGGCTCCGACCTCGAGGAACTGGGCTACATCCCAGTCGAAGGTGAGTTCAAGGACAAGCTGACCGCCGCCGTCGACGCCATCAAGTAA
- the pstC gene encoding phosphate ABC transporter permease subunit PstC produces MAEKLAGQGADLLGEERADDVIATSTGASVAKPPALVATNVGSVKRPGDRVFEFLSTSSAVTISVIIAAVGAFLLWRAVPSLMNNAEGLGGFFTYTGDWNTADTEAMYFGIPNLLAVTFTVSIVALIIAMPVALGIAIFLSNYAPKRLVKPLGFLVDLLAAVPSIVYGLWGAKVLGPALSGFFEWINSWGNGFFLFAHYSNSPSFATSRNMLTGGIVLAVMILPIIAATAREVFVQTPKGHIESALALGATRWEVVKLTVLPFGMSGYISGGMLGLGRALGETMALYLVVSPSSAFRASLFDGGTTFATVIANAAPEFNNDIKAGAYIAAGLVLFFLTFLVNAAARAVVNKKK; encoded by the coding sequence ATGGCTGAAAAACTCGCCGGCCAGGGCGCAGACCTTCTCGGTGAGGAGCGCGCTGACGACGTCATCGCTACTTCCACCGGTGCAAGCGTTGCTAAGCCCCCTGCACTCGTTGCAACAAATGTCGGGTCAGTAAAACGACCAGGTGACCGCGTTTTCGAATTCCTCTCCACGTCTTCTGCAGTGACGATCTCCGTCATCATCGCAGCCGTTGGTGCGTTCCTGCTCTGGCGTGCTGTACCGTCGCTCATGAACAACGCCGAAGGTTTGGGCGGGTTCTTCACCTACACCGGGGACTGGAACACCGCTGATACCGAAGCAATGTACTTCGGTATCCCGAACCTGCTTGCTGTGACCTTCACTGTGTCCATCGTCGCGCTGATCATCGCTATGCCTGTGGCACTTGGTATCGCGATCTTCCTCTCCAACTATGCGCCTAAGCGTTTGGTCAAACCACTGGGTTTCCTGGTGGACCTGCTGGCTGCTGTGCCGTCCATCGTGTACGGCCTGTGGGGTGCTAAGGTTCTCGGCCCAGCTCTGTCTGGTTTCTTCGAATGGATCAACAGCTGGGGCAATGGTTTCTTCCTTTTCGCCCACTACTCCAACTCTCCTTCTTTCGCTACCTCGCGAAATATGCTCACTGGTGGCATCGTGCTCGCGGTCATGATCCTGCCGATTATTGCCGCAACCGCGCGTGAGGTTTTTGTCCAGACTCCAAAGGGACATATTGAATCCGCTCTCGCTCTCGGCGCTACCCGCTGGGAAGTGGTGAAGCTGACCGTGCTGCCATTCGGCATGTCCGGCTACATCTCCGGTGGCATGCTGGGACTCGGCCGTGCGCTCGGTGAAACGATGGCGCTCTACCTGGTGGTGTCTCCTTCCTCCGCGTTCCGCGCATCCCTGTTCGACGGTGGTACCACCTTCGCAACTGTGATTGCTAACGCTGCTCCAGAATTCAACAACGACATAAAGGCCGGCGCCTACATTGCCGCAGGTCTGGTGCTGTTCTTCCTGACGTTCCTTGTGAACGCTGCAGCGCGTGCCGTCGTGAACAAGAAGAAGTAG
- the pstA gene encoding phosphate ABC transporter permease PstA: MTQAVDNMNTDQLIKKQSAFTDISAGRKTADAVATGIIYFAMFLAFIPLVWVLYEVISKGLGPTLSADWWAKSQKGVLYTLPGGGAAHAIIGTFVQAGITSLISIPIGIFTAIYLVEYSNGNRLGRITTFMVDILTGVPSIVSALFIYSVWIVLFGFQRSGIAVALALVLLMVPVIVRNTEEMLRVVPQDLREASYALGVPKWKTIAKIVLPTALSGIVTGVMLAIARVMGESAPVLILVGSTQAINWNPFAAPQSSLPLMMLDMYKAGSTPAVLDKMWGAAFTLVFIIAVLNIGARIISAKFSIKQ; encoded by the coding sequence ATGACACAAGCTGTAGACAACATGAACACTGATCAGCTGATCAAGAAGCAGTCAGCGTTCACTGACATTTCTGCTGGGCGTAAGACCGCCGACGCTGTGGCAACCGGCATCATTTACTTCGCCATGTTCCTCGCGTTCATTCCATTGGTGTGGGTACTTTACGAAGTCATCTCCAAGGGTCTGGGTCCGACGTTGTCTGCTGACTGGTGGGCAAAGTCCCAGAAGGGCGTGCTGTACACCCTGCCAGGTGGCGGCGCGGCCCACGCTATCATCGGCACTTTTGTGCAGGCCGGGATCACATCTCTGATCTCTATCCCAATCGGTATCTTCACCGCTATCTACCTGGTGGAATACTCCAACGGCAACCGGCTCGGCCGCATCACCACATTCATGGTGGACATCCTCACCGGTGTGCCATCGATCGTCTCCGCGCTGTTCATCTACTCGGTGTGGATCGTGCTGTTCGGTTTCCAGCGTTCCGGTATTGCAGTGGCACTGGCCCTGGTGTTGCTTATGGTCCCGGTTATCGTCCGTAACACCGAGGAAATGTTGCGCGTGGTGCCACAGGATCTGCGCGAAGCGTCGTACGCCCTGGGCGTGCCGAAGTGGAAGACCATTGCCAAGATCGTTCTTCCTACCGCTCTCTCTGGCATCGTCACCGGCGTTATGCTGGCCATCGCCCGTGTGATGGGCGAGTCTGCTCCGGTCCTGATCCTGGTGGGCTCCACGCAGGCCATCAACTGGAACCCCTTCGCGGCTCCGCAGTCTTCGCTGCCATTGATGATGCTGGATATGTACAAGGCCGGCTCCACTCCGGCTGTGCTGGACAAGATGTGGGGTGCCGCTTTCACCCTCGTTTTCATCATCGCTGTGCTCAACATCGGTGCACGAATCATTTCCGCGAAGTTCTCGATTAAGCAGTAA
- the pstB gene encoding phosphate ABC transporter ATP-binding protein PstB, producing the protein MAKSLDLKNVNIYYGDFHAVQDVNLHVPPRSVTAFIGPSGCGKSTVLRTLNRMHEVTPGATVKGQILLDGEDIYGPKVDPVAVRNTIGMVFQKANPFPTMSIEDNVVAGLKLAGEKNKKKLAEVAERSLRGANLWEEVKDRLDKPGGGLSGGQQQRLCIARAIAVEPEVLLMDEPCSALDPISTLAVEDLIHELKEDFTIVIVTHNMQQAARVSDQTAFYSLEATGKPGRLVEVGPTTKIFENPDKKETEDYISGRFG; encoded by the coding sequence ATGGCTAAGAGCCTCGATCTGAAAAACGTCAACATTTACTACGGTGACTTCCATGCCGTACAGGACGTTAACTTGCACGTGCCACCAAGGTCTGTGACCGCCTTCATTGGTCCATCCGGCTGTGGCAAGTCCACGGTGCTGCGCACCCTGAACCGTATGCATGAAGTTACCCCAGGCGCTACCGTCAAGGGGCAGATCCTGCTGGACGGCGAAGACATCTACGGCCCAAAGGTTGACCCAGTAGCAGTCCGCAACACCATCGGCATGGTATTCCAGAAGGCTAACCCTTTCCCAACTATGTCCATCGAGGATAACGTTGTCGCCGGTTTGAAGCTCGCCGGTGAGAAGAACAAGAAGAAGCTCGCCGAGGTTGCAGAACGTTCCCTGCGTGGCGCGAACCTATGGGAAGAGGTCAAGGACCGCCTCGACAAGCCAGGCGGTGGCCTTTCCGGTGGACAGCAGCAGCGTCTCTGCATCGCCCGCGCTATTGCCGTCGAGCCTGAGGTTCTCCTCATGGACGAGCCTTGCTCCGCTCTGGATCCAATCTCCACCCTTGCCGTTGAGGACCTGATCCACGAACTGAAGGAAGACTTCACCATCGTGATCGTGACCCACAACATGCAGCAGGCAGCCCGTGTGTCCGACCAGACCGCGTTCTACTCCCTGGAAGCCACCGGCAAGCCAGGTCGCTTGGTTGAAGTTGGCCCTACTACCAAGATCTTCGAAAATCCAGATAAGAAGGAAACCGAAGACTACATCTCTGGCCGCTTCGGATAA
- a CDS encoding MFS transporter yields MAYLRSLPALQLLIAILGSASGIAVSLQLVELGWGTWVITWAVLANLLPSLIVAPLVAPLMDSLPLNRLGAAALGLEAVAAIVIVLLDTPPLLLGYVLAVGVLSCLTSPILLTLASEAETTAAVSFSKMDTARTLGLLVGPALGGLLFDLSGYRVPIVLEALALLFGATVLFLMATPPTQIPREKSWRARILAAPRFLITDPSTRTALLVLTPSVAFTAVYSVANIFIARDLLGLTGVGYAVIIQCFVVGRIIGARLGSRISAALPTLIASSLAMGSGLVVAGISTAVFLVGLGFFVSGVANSVQVAALRLVIAAEAGPLLPKALSSVGSINSGAMLVGTVGATPLIDASGPSHALAIAGCGTIFAALAGAGYAKWASRS; encoded by the coding sequence GTGGCTTACCTGCGTAGCCTTCCCGCTCTGCAGTTGTTAATCGCCATTTTGGGGTCTGCCAGCGGTATTGCGGTTTCTTTGCAGTTGGTCGAATTGGGGTGGGGTACGTGGGTGATCACGTGGGCTGTTCTTGCTAATCTCCTCCCGTCGCTCATCGTGGCACCGCTAGTGGCACCGCTCATGGATTCGCTTCCGTTGAACCGCCTCGGTGCCGCGGCCCTCGGGCTTGAAGCTGTGGCGGCTATCGTTATCGTGTTGCTGGACACTCCTCCCCTGCTGTTGGGCTACGTCCTAGCGGTGGGTGTCCTGAGCTGCCTGACCAGTCCCATCTTGCTGACGCTAGCCTCAGAAGCAGAAACCACCGCTGCCGTGTCCTTTTCCAAGATGGATACCGCCAGAACGCTGGGATTATTGGTGGGGCCAGCATTAGGTGGTCTGCTGTTTGACCTTTCAGGATATAGAGTCCCCATTGTTTTGGAGGCTCTGGCACTGCTTTTCGGTGCGACAGTGCTGTTTCTCATGGCGACTCCGCCCACTCAAATCCCCCGTGAGAAATCCTGGCGAGCTCGCATTCTTGCAGCGCCTCGTTTTCTTATTACCGATCCGTCGACTCGCACCGCGCTCCTCGTTCTTACGCCGAGCGTAGCTTTTACTGCTGTCTATTCTGTGGCCAATATTTTCATTGCCCGCGACCTGCTCGGGTTAACCGGCGTCGGGTACGCAGTGATTATTCAGTGTTTCGTTGTCGGGAGGATCATCGGCGCGCGTCTGGGCTCCCGGATCAGTGCTGCATTGCCAACGCTCATTGCATCCAGCTTAGCCATGGGGTCAGGGCTAGTGGTGGCGGGGATCTCCACAGCGGTCTTCCTGGTCGGGCTCGGGTTCTTCGTTTCCGGCGTCGCGAACTCTGTGCAAGTGGCTGCGTTGCGCTTGGTTATCGCGGCCGAGGCGGGACCGTTGCTGCCGAAGGCGCTCAGTTCGGTGGGGTCTATCAATTCCGGTGCGATGCTGGTAGGCACTGTGGGGGCAACGCCGCTTATCGACGCTTCCGGCCCCTCTCACGCACTTGCTATTGCTGGCTGCGGGACCATTTTTGCAGCTTTGGCCGGCGCCGGATACGCAAAATGGGCCAGCCGAAGCTGA
- the phoU gene encoding phosphate signaling complex protein PhoU yields MRTAFRDSLNAFADDVIVLCDTVRSVAQKSLTALLEADLQEAEDALTLAEELPEIKRRCEQRAVELLATEGPLARDLRQVISSIYIVDDLARMGMLAQHVAKSARRRHPACAVPEPVVPYFAEVARLNLEMVDKIRHLLSNANADVAMVLVTDDDLVDDIHEHLMMMLTRRDWPHGTVAAVDVTLLSRFLERFADHAVNVAARIVYLATGLTPHEYQERRNEEREEADWAKRFAELEARFSEQ; encoded by the coding sequence ATGCGTACCGCCTTTAGGGACAGTTTGAATGCCTTCGCTGACGATGTCATCGTTTTATGCGACACGGTACGCTCCGTCGCGCAAAAATCCCTGACAGCCCTGCTAGAGGCAGATCTGCAGGAGGCGGAAGACGCTCTCACCCTGGCGGAAGAATTACCGGAAATTAAACGGCGTTGCGAACAGCGCGCCGTCGAATTGCTAGCAACGGAAGGTCCACTAGCACGTGATCTGCGCCAGGTGATTTCCTCGATTTACATTGTCGACGACCTCGCCCGCATGGGCATGCTCGCGCAGCATGTCGCGAAATCTGCGCGACGGCGCCATCCCGCGTGCGCTGTACCGGAGCCAGTGGTGCCCTACTTTGCTGAGGTGGCGCGCCTCAACCTGGAAATGGTGGACAAGATTCGGCACCTGCTCAGCAACGCCAACGCTGATGTCGCCATGGTCCTTGTGACCGACGACGACCTCGTCGACGACATCCACGAGCATCTCATGATGATGCTCACCCGGCGCGACTGGCCTCACGGCACCGTCGCAGCAGTGGACGTCACTCTCCTTTCTCGCTTCCTTGAACGCTTCGCTGACCACGCCGTGAACGTCGCTGCCCGAATCGTGTACCTCGCCACCGGGCTCACGCCACACGAATACCAAGAACGTCGCAACGAAGAACGCGAAGAAGCCGACTGGGCCAAGCGCTTCGCTGAGCTAGAGGCGCGGTTTAGCGAGCAGTAG
- the dusB gene encoding tRNA dihydrouridine synthase DusB, whose amino-acid sequence MPLQIGSLTLNSPVVLAPMAGVTNMPFRVLCREQEMEKMGTVSGLYVCEMVTARALVERNDKTLHMTTFAPVETPRSLQLYTTDPEYTYKAAKMIVDEDLADHIDMNFGCPVPKVTRRGGGSALPYKRRLFGNIVAAAVKATEGTSIPVTVKMRIGIDDAHHTHLDAGRIAVEEGAAAVALHGRTAAQRYSGTADYQEIRRLKEHLAHTRIPVLGNGDIFAASDASRMLAETGCDGVVIGRGCLGRPWLFAELAAELQGVDKPAPPTLGEVTRIIYRHAELLAEHSGEEHGLRDMRKHMGWYMRGFPVGGEMRAALSQISSLAELAEILKPFSDSEALADDSEGPRGRQGSPGKVVLPEGWLDDPEDDTVPEGADIMHSGG is encoded by the coding sequence GTGCCTTTACAGATCGGATCTCTCACTCTGAACTCCCCCGTCGTGCTTGCCCCCATGGCCGGCGTGACCAACATGCCGTTTCGCGTGCTCTGTCGCGAACAGGAAATGGAGAAAATGGGCACCGTATCCGGGCTCTATGTGTGTGAAATGGTCACTGCCCGCGCACTAGTGGAGCGCAACGACAAAACCCTCCACATGACCACCTTCGCGCCCGTGGAAACGCCACGCTCCTTGCAGCTGTACACCACAGACCCGGAGTACACCTACAAGGCCGCAAAGATGATCGTCGACGAGGACCTTGCGGACCACATCGACATGAACTTCGGCTGCCCCGTCCCCAAAGTCACCCGGCGCGGCGGAGGTTCAGCACTCCCCTACAAGCGACGTCTATTCGGCAACATCGTCGCCGCCGCCGTCAAAGCCACCGAGGGTACGAGCATTCCGGTGACAGTAAAAATGCGCATTGGCATTGACGACGCCCACCACACGCATCTCGACGCCGGCCGCATCGCAGTGGAGGAAGGCGCCGCCGCCGTGGCCTTGCATGGTCGCACCGCCGCACAGCGCTATTCGGGAACCGCCGACTACCAGGAGATCCGCCGATTGAAGGAACATCTCGCACACACTCGGATCCCCGTGCTCGGCAACGGAGATATCTTCGCTGCCTCCGACGCATCCCGAATGCTGGCCGAAACAGGCTGCGATGGTGTGGTCATCGGCCGTGGGTGTTTGGGCAGGCCGTGGCTCTTTGCAGAACTCGCAGCGGAGCTCCAGGGCGTCGATAAGCCTGCGCCTCCGACGCTGGGCGAGGTGACCCGTATTATCTATCGCCACGCTGAGTTGCTCGCAGAGCACAGCGGTGAGGAGCATGGCCTGCGCGACATGCGCAAGCACATGGGATGGTACATGCGGGGGTTCCCGGTCGGGGGTGAAATGCGGGCCGCGTTATCGCAAATTTCCTCGCTGGCAGAATTGGCCGAAATTCTGAAGCCATTTTCCGATTCCGAGGCCCTGGCTGACGACTCCGAAGGACCCCGCGGAAGACAGGGCTCACCAGGCAAAGTTGTCCTTCCCGAGGGCTGGCTGGATGACCCTGAAGACGACACCGTGCCAGAGGGCGCAGATATTATGCACTCCGGCGGATAG
- a CDS encoding acetyl-CoA hydrolase/transferase family protein, translating to MSDRIANAQLRGKVMSAAEAAQFVNHGDKVGISGFTGAGYPKALPTAIAERAKEAHAKGEEYMIDLFTGASTAPDCDGVLAEADALRFRTPYQSDPILRKKINDGTTLYADYHLSESGMYVEQGFFGQMNVAIVEAVRITEDGSIVPSSSVGNSVEYLDNAEKIIIEVNSWQSEELEGMHDIYRINRLPHRQPIPITAPEQRVGSTSIDIDINKVVAVVETDAPDRNAPFSPVDEISQQIAGHFLDFLEGEVAAGRLTYDGYIMQSGVGNVPNAVMAGLLDSKFENIKAYTEVIQDGMVDLIDAGKMTVASATSFSLSPEYAEKMNAEAANYRKTIILRPQQISNHPEVVRRLGLIATNGLIEADIYGNVNSTNVSGSRMMNGVGGSADFTRNGFISSFITPSVAKGGAISAIVPFASHIDHTEQDVKVIITEYGYADLRGLAPRQRVEKIIALAHPDYRPLLEEYYDRALSMAKEKSILQTPHDLVTAFDFHKRFLETGSMK from the coding sequence ATGTCTGATCGTATTGCAAATGCTCAGCTGCGTGGCAAGGTTATGTCCGCTGCTGAAGCAGCCCAGTTTGTCAACCACGGCGACAAGGTTGGCATCTCCGGCTTTACCGGTGCTGGCTACCCAAAGGCGCTGCCTACCGCTATTGCCGAGCGCGCTAAGGAAGCACACGCAAAGGGCGAAGAGTACATGATCGACCTCTTCACTGGCGCTTCCACCGCTCCTGACTGTGACGGCGTGCTGGCTGAGGCGGATGCACTGCGCTTCCGTACCCCATACCAGTCCGATCCGATCCTGCGTAAGAAGATTAACGACGGCACCACCCTCTACGCGGACTACCACCTTTCCGAGTCCGGCATGTACGTGGAGCAGGGCTTCTTTGGTCAGATGAACGTGGCCATCGTTGAAGCTGTGCGTATTACCGAAGACGGCAGCATCGTTCCATCCTCCTCCGTCGGTAACTCCGTTGAGTACCTGGACAACGCAGAGAAGATCATCATCGAGGTCAACTCTTGGCAGTCCGAGGAACTCGAGGGCATGCACGACATCTACCGCATCAACCGCCTGCCTCACCGCCAGCCAATCCCGATCACGGCTCCTGAGCAGCGTGTTGGCTCCACCTCTATCGACATTGACATCAACAAGGTTGTCGCCGTTGTCGAAACCGACGCTCCAGACCGCAATGCGCCATTCTCCCCAGTGGATGAGATCTCCCAGCAGATCGCAGGTCACTTCCTGGACTTCCTCGAGGGCGAAGTTGCTGCAGGTCGCCTGACCTACGACGGCTACATCATGCAGTCCGGCGTCGGTAACGTGCCAAATGCTGTGATGGCTGGTCTGCTCGACTCCAAGTTCGAGAACATCAAGGCCTACACCGAGGTTATCCAGGACGGCATGGTCGACCTGATCGATGCCGGCAAGATGACCGTCGCCTCCGCGACCTCCTTCTCCCTGTCCCCTGAGTACGCAGAGAAGATGAACGCGGAAGCAGCTAACTACCGCAAGACCATCATCCTGCGTCCACAGCAGATCTCCAACCACCCAGAGGTCGTCCGTCGCCTCGGCCTGATCGCTACCAACGGCCTGATCGAAGCCGATATCTACGGCAACGTTAACTCCACCAACGTGTCCGGCTCCCGCATGATGAACGGCGTCGGTGGCTCCGCGGACTTCACCCGCAACGGCTTCATCTCTTCCTTCATCACCCCATCCGTGGCCAAGGGCGGCGCCATCTCCGCGATCGTTCCATTCGCCTCCCACATCGACCACACCGAGCAGGACGTCAAGGTCATCATCACCGAGTACGGCTACGCCGACCTGCGTGGCCTGGCTCCACGTCAGCGCGTTGAGAAGATCATCGCCCTGGCTCACCCTGACTACCGCCCACTGCTGGAGGAGTACTACGACCGTGCTCTGTCCATGGCTAAGGAAAAGAGCATCCTGCAGACGCCACACGACCTGGTAACTGCATTCGACTTCCACAAGCGTTTCCTTGAGACCGGTTCCATGAAGTAA